The Cellulophaga lytica DSM 7489 nucleotide sequence GTTTATAGATTTTATTATAGATTATACGTATTTGATAGTTTGTATGGAAACAAGAACAATTTGGATATTAGCATATACAGACACCGATTAATTTAGTAACTTGTTGCATATCAAAAAACTATATAATATGAGAAAAACTCTCACTCTTGTTCTTCTAATTTCTTGTTTTGTAAAACCTTTATTTGCACAAACCAACAAGACTTTTATAAAAGAATATTTAGAACGTTTAGAAACTTCTAAAAAGTATTTAATTCTTGTTGCAGAAACTATGCCTAACGATAAATATACTTTTAAACCAACACCAGAGTCTATGAGTTTTGCAGAGCATTTAATGCACATTGCTTGGGCTATGGATTGGCATAGCCAATCTTTAATGGGTGGTAGAGATGCTAGAAATTGGGAAACAGATACAGAGCTTAAAATAGGTAACAAATCTAAAGAAGAAATGATTGCCACAATTAGCAATACTTTTGACGTTACTAGTGCTTTTATTTCTGAATTTGATACAAAAAAGCTAGATGAAAGACTTGACTATTTTGGAGCCAACAGAACCAAAAGACAAATTTTATTACTACTCACAGATCATATTACGCACCATAGAGCTCAAATGCTAGTTTATATGCGCTTAAACGGATTAAAGCCTCCAAGGTATGTATTGTACCAATAAAATTAATTTTAGTTCTTAACATTTGTGACAGTACATTAATAGAAAGACAAAAAAATACAATGATAATATTTAAAATTATGTTAAATATTTTACCAATCGTTCGGTAATTAAAAAAATATATTACATTTGCCCTATGAGACCACAAAAAGTATTAGACAAAGAAATATTAAACGGCTTAACTAAAATTTTTAGATCTAGAGGATATGAAGGTGCTAGTTTAAAAGAATTATCTGATGCTAC carries:
- a CDS encoding DinB family protein, with protein sequence MRKTLTLVLLISCFVKPLFAQTNKTFIKEYLERLETSKKYLILVAETMPNDKYTFKPTPESMSFAEHLMHIAWAMDWHSQSLMGGRDARNWETDTELKIGNKSKEEMIATISNTFDVTSAFISEFDTKKLDERLDYFGANRTKRQILLLLTDHITHHRAQMLVYMRLNGLKPPRYVLYQ